ATATAAACGATAGTGGTCGTTTAAAATGGTCGCACTTGGCAAGATAACACCGAATATTGTTGGTTAAGTAGACGTTAATGAATTAGCACAATATTCAACAGCTAATGTTCACATTTAAAGCATGAAGTTCAATTAAATCGTCAATTTCGTAAAATGTGGTTACGGGAAATAGCCATTACGTCAGCTAGCTGCCTAGCGCAAACACCATGTGCTACAACCTGACACATTAAGTATCGTTACAGATCGAAAACAAGATCGTTTGGCTCATAATGACTTCAGTCCACCTATAAGACGTTAAATAAGCACACGATTTTGGTGTACAGTTAATACGGTCTTACCTCAACAGCTAAAGCGGCGTGAATGAAAACGAGCCGGTTGCTGGAAGCTGTCACTGTGTTGCATCAGCTATCGATAGGGTCCACTCGCAGGAAAAGCAATCGAATGCCGAGCAAATGATGCTCGACGAGCCTAGTTTTTTTGGTCgttaacagtaaaataaataaatatgtagtAAAACTGGTACATTAAAAATATGATAGAAGTTTTAAGTTCCGTATTTTTGCTATTATACTATTCATAACTTATAGAAATCACTTATTGCATAGTGTAGGTTGTGACAGTACCAAAGATGAAAGGACAAAGGGACATTTCATCTTGCATATGagaatggggcggcacggtgaccgactggttagagcgtctgcctcacagttctgagttctgaggtcaggggttcaatccccggccccgcctgtgtggagtttgcatgttctcaccgtgcctgcgtgggttttctccgggcactcaggtttcctcccacatccccaaaacatgcatggtaggttaattgacaactctaaatttcccgtaagtgtgaatgtgagtgcaaatggttgttagtttgtatgtgccctgcgattggctggcaaccagttcagggtgtaccccgcctcatacccgaagatagctgggataggctccagcacgcccgtgaccctagtgaggacacgcagctcagaaaatggatggatggataagagaatggatggatggacattggcTCAAGTGAGTCAGTCTGAATGTTCATGGGAATAAAGCGACTGAAGTGCATCAGCGACATTGCTGGCtgcagccaggtcggcatttcaaatgagaatctgtcCCCAATTGCCTaatctggataaataaaggtgaaacacaaacataaataaatactggaCAGGTACCGAAGGAAGGCAGTAGGATGCAACATACAAAGTGATTCTTGGGGAAGGAAGGATAGGAGGGGAGgaaggaaagaggaaaaagCGGGTATGAAGTGGAAGGAAATGGGGAATCAAGGAAAGAAGGCACTAAAGTCTAAAAAGCCTTTTTCTAAGCAAAGGAAGGATGCAACATCAGCAGGTCTGGGGGGAAGCAGGGAAGGAaaggaaggcagaaaaaaaacacgactgtaaatattgtagccattttatatttaatgtctAAAATGAAACGCGCTGAAGTCGTTCTCAACCTGAATTCCTCAGTACAGACAAATGTGACAATGGGACGCTTGGGATGAGCTGTTCAGTCCAACAGACTGTGGGGAGCGGCCACAACCTGACTACAAGTCGGGCTCCAGGCGGGGAAGCACCGGGAGGATGAGGTTCCCGAACGACGAGTCCTGGGTGATGAAGAAGCCGGACGAGTGTCCGTGGGCGTGCTGCAAGGCGGCCTTCTGCTGGGCGGCGATGTGCTGCTGCTCCGCGCTGTCCCTCGCCTCCTTCGCCGCACCGCCTCTGGAGGTCAGCGGCGTGTTGGCTCCGGGCTCGCTCATGGACTGAGTCTGGAGCAGCCGCCGCTTCTCCTTGTCCAGCTCGGCCAGGATAGCCACGCGGGTCTTGGTGGGAAAGCCTGGAGGattggcggcggcggcggctgcaGCCATAGCAGCGTCGCTCGCACGGTCAGCGGACTGAACACAAAATAGAACGTGTTGGAGACGGAATCTTAATAAGGCGGTAGGCACACTAAATTGTAATCCTCTTCATTTCCGTTTTACTCCCGCAAAGAAACACGGAACTTCCGGTCCGTATGTCTTCTTCGTATATTAATAATAGCGCCATCTGTTGATTGGAGAACACTTAAActccaattaaaaatgtataaaccATAGCATCTATACAAGTCTTttaatacagaaataaaatgatgaaacaTAACTTCttacattaaaatgaataataaataaaagtactcGACTACttcaactatttttttaatgtttggctTGACGTTTTACATTCGGTTTCGATTAGGCGTTGTTACACTAAATGTACACAGGATGTCAGCATTTATTCGCAAACGCTGTCATTACCTCGAACAGAATCGAGGAGATGAAAGTGAATTTTATAGTCTTGAAATTAAAGTTTTAGTTGTACACATATTTGGTGGGTACATGTATTATTCCTAAGATAAGTataccttcatttaaaaacatttttttattttactttatcaaTTGCATTCaaatacaaaccccaaaaaagaaatacattctgCCTTCTTATGCTTCAGTGTTTAATTAGaggatttaaattaaatttataaTGCTACACTTTTAATACATATATTTGAAAAGTTCTGGGCTGACTTAGTGGTTCGCAAACCTGCCTAGACCAGAGGTTCCGGGTTCCAATCTCAATTCCCTCCGTGGTTGTGTAGGTTGTTTTCCCCTCTTTTTCTGACCACGCCATCATCCtaccaaattccaaaaacattgaaGACCAAATTTTCCATagatgcaaatggttgtttgtttggatgttaCCTGGGATTTGTTGgtaacctgttcagggtgtaccccagtcAGTTAGGAGTTAAATCAATTTGGATAACCTCCATGAGGAATAACAGAAGATGGTTTtacttgcttctttttttttttttttttaaatcatcattgCTAATAAGAGGCttcaaagtcaaataaaattgaTTTTCACACTTCACTTTTCCAGCactatttattgttttcaatCTCTTTTCCCCTGAAATAAACTTCAGTACAGAGTACATCAAGTCACTTGCAGCCACAAatatcaaatgtatttacaacTCTACGTACACCATTTACATATGGACATGGGAGGCATGTACACAAGGCATGTGTctgtatgccccccccccctctctcccacacacacacacaacctctAGCAAGAGTCATGCACAGGGAAAGAAGTTAAGTTCAACTGCAGTTCCACGAccgaacaaaaacaatatttacaggATGTACAATGGTTACAGTTAGTTGAGACAGAGCACTCCTACAGCATCCTCTACAATTGATACAATGATTCTTTATCAGATTATttcattactttatttttttccttctccccccccaagtggacaaaatttttttttaaaacttgcacaATGCCACCTCAGTTTCAGGAGCATATTGTAGCTGTATGTATAACATAGGACGCTGTATGTACACAATTCCATATCAATGGATATGAATGAAGAAGTTTACAAAACAGTTAATCGTACAATACAGACGCATATATACAGAGAAAGAAAATCATGTTTCCTTCATCCTATTTTGTATCCCCACAATTACGTGCATCCTATCTTTAATGCGTACAGACAAGCGAGGGTGACACGTGAAAAAATGTATGAGAACATTGATTTACTTTATATCGATTGCGCCCTTAAATAGGTTTTAAATACTGCAAGACACATCTATTGTCCAAACTGCAAAATCAAAAAGTAATAAATACTTAACACGATCACATATTCAGTACGGACTGTTGTCACCTTTTAGCTCAGCGCTCAGTCGGGGGGGAGGGGAGATGTTTTTCCTATTCCTCAGTAGCCTTTTCTATAAATAATAGTAGCAGATCTATAGTAGTGGTTTTACTTAATGACATGgagcaaatcaaaacaaaaacaagccctTGAAAGGTGTTAATCATTTACCTGTGGATTGAGATAAGAACAATCAGGCTGTCagggcaaaataaaataaaattgtatagtCCAACCGGTGACTCAAGAACATGGATCTTCAAATGAAGTGTCAgtttcttgttttcattttgctaCTGAACTGAGCGAAGGCACAGATGCTGTTTGTTCAAGTTTAGGTTGGTAGTACAGTGCTCAAGTCACTGGATTACAAAAAAGATGCAAACTGGCTTTTTGCGCACTTTCAATCAAGgaacaaagtcacacaacaaaaaGAGAGGGTTTTGGCAGTACAAAAGAGACCTGACCGAGCAAATTAGCGTGTAAATATCAGGTTGgcttggcatgttttttttagcctCTTGAAGGGAAATAGCAGCAGTTGCAGCAGCAAGAGCGTTGCCTGGACTAGGCAGTGTCTGTAAGATAAGACGGGCCAAAGGACACTGGGGCCCGCCCAGTGCAAAATGCCAGGCGTTCGTCTTAATTGGTCGgcggtgttaaaaaaaaaaagtgttagatCATGTTGGAAAGTTCCGTCGAGTCCGTTTCGGAATCTGCCTCATCCCTGCaaggagaaaagaaaatacaattcatttgtttttaacccTTACTTTCGGGTCAAATTTCAGCTGTTTTGACAGCAATTAAAAATATCGTTACGTGATTGACATTAACAATAGTtttcaccctgaaatttgaTGAGATTTTCCTAAAGtgaataatcaaaataaaaatcttgaaaaatgtcACTCATTTGTACAGGCGCTATATAGAGTGTGTGTGCACCCGGTTGCGGGTCAAACTactaacatttattttaggttaaatcaaggaaaatggtggtcacaggggggattttttttatttatttttaaatgggacAGTGGTAGAAAAATGTTCAAGAGAGCTTCAAAGAGTCCTGAGAACTGTATAAGGGTTAATTAAGCCTTTCAGACACGAGAAGCTCAGACTCAAGGATCACCTTTGCTTCTGGAGCAGTTTCCGGTTGCTTTGCCTCTTGTCCTCGTTGATGGGGTACGTGTACAGGATGGCTAGGCCGATCATGATGAGGAGTATGGGGGCGGCGGAGACCAGCACCTTCAGCGTGATGTCCACTTCTGCCGGTTGGGAGCAACCTCGAGAGATGTAGCCGGCAAAACTGGAtgcaagaaaaaaggaaaatagttaAGACGCAGTCTTGTGATAAAAGCATGACACTCTACTGTACTGGAATCACATTcaagtaaaagaaaataaatctccCGCTTTGATGTGGGATTTGGATTAACTTCATTCAGCACCATGCTCCTCGTGAATaggagaagggaaaaaaatgacaaggaaaTAAAGCGGAATCTCTAAAGTCAAGCACTTTCGGTTCGAAAAATTTCCTATAGGAAATAATGTCGGGGGAACCTATTGTATCCTGTTATTCCCTGAAAAACTCCccttttcattctttttgtGCTCAGACGAAAGCCCTGtacaatataaaagtattgctttggtgccatcgcTAGACATCTTGGTGGCAAGGAAATATGCtgaagtgaggggaggggcTCCATTTCCACAGACCATTGTCcggtctaatataaaagtataaaatggggggggggggggggggggcgtcaattatttttcactttttgcggTAGGGTCTGTCCC
This is a stretch of genomic DNA from Phycodurus eques isolate BA_2022a chromosome 20, UOR_Pequ_1.1, whole genome shotgun sequence. It encodes these proteins:
- the LOC133395874 gene encoding SOSS complex subunit C-like, whose protein sequence is MAAAAAAANPPGFPTKTRVAILAELDKEKRRLLQTQSMSEPGANTPLTSRGGAAKEARDSAEQQHIAAQQKAALQHAHGHSSGFFITQDSSFGNLILPVLPRLEPDL